A stretch of DNA from Salmo trutta chromosome 12, fSalTru1.1, whole genome shotgun sequence:
GCAATAAGCATCAAGCTAAATAAAGGTATACACATATATAAACAGCTGGTTTCTGTTATTTGACATGAAATGACTATCCGCTGCCCCGGTTGTGTGCCTATGCTTTAAGTACAGCAACAAAGTGCCTTAAACCTTACTTCACAAAGAGAGGGATGCAGACTTGTCATGAGTATTTAATGTTATAAAGAGACTATATAGCTAATGCTTAGAGTATTTGCTTGCTGGGCTATTTACCCATAAAATGTATGAATGCCTTCATACTGTATTAAACTGTCATTTTACATATTTGTAATATTTTGTTTGTTGATAAAGCATATTAACTGAAATAAAAGGATGATATCTGGTCTGCCCTTATACAACTTTATTATatctttaaaaatgttttactcagTAAATAATGGCAGTTTCAGATATAACCTTTGTTCCCTCAGACTAAAATAAAGGCCTCTTTGTCACCAGGAGATGGATTTAattgtttttcttctttttttctctttatGCTCTTTTAGGAAATGACAGACATGCTGGGACAAAATATGGTACAGTCTTTAAAGTGGTTTTCATTAATCTTCTTCTTTATCCAACTAAAAGGCTTCATCACTGCCTTTTTGAGTTTCATTTTAACAATTACAATTACAAAGTTTTAATAATACATCAAAAAGCAGAACAAAAAGGTCcaaaaaggaaaaaaataaaaaggaaataAAAAGGAATATCCCCAAACAGTTATATTTGTAGTGTCTGTTTgctcttttttttgtttgtttgtttactgtaTCTCAGCAGAGTTTGGTAGTTAGGTGATCTGATTGTTTCAGTATCTCTGTGTTGTACATGTCCAAGGCGTGGTTGACCCGGATCATCTCGCTGTTGTTCAGCTTGAGCCTGTGCTTCAGCATACAGGAAAACAGGTCCAGCTGGGGTTTCCCGGGTGCCACTGGAGGGGCCAGGCGGTTAATCCGCTCCCTAATGTCCAGCAGCAAGAGCAtgacggaggaggaggagtaaaaCTGGGTCCCCTGGGTGTAAGACTGGTTCACCTGCTGCACGGCGCTGCGGAGCAGGTCTGCGTTGAAGCGCAGGCTGTAACCAAACACCTGGATGTCAGAGATCTTGATGTAGATCTGGCGCTTGTTGGGGTCGGACAGGTCCACGGGACCCTGGCCCGTGTCATTGCGTAACCCAGTGGGCACCTTGGCGCGGCTTCGTAGGTAGATGTGCACCGTCTCAAAGAAGGTCTTCCACCGGTTGCCCAGCAGCAGGGTCCAATTGAAGCACTGGGAGTTCCCCAGCCTCGTCTTCTCCCAGCGCGGGTAGCCGTGCTCGCCGAAGGGCATGCTCCAGCCCTCTGAATGGCTGCCGCTGAACGGGTTCACATAAACAAAGAACATGGGGTCGATGCTGCTGTTGCGCATCTGGCAGATCTTCATGGAGAGCCCAATGATCATGTGGAGGTAGTCCATCCGGTTCTTGTTGCTCTTCAGGGTCAGGGACATGCGCTTGCGCCACCGTGGGTCAAAGAAGGTCTCCAGGCGGATCTCGTTGCTTATGAAGGTGGTGTGGATGTAGAGGCGCGAGTCCATCTTCTGGAGCAAGTACTTGAGCTCCAGGTCTTGGAAGTCTAGGTCGGTCTCGAAGCTGATGAACTGCTCGCTGCGTTCTGAGTCCACGTTCTGGGGCTCACAGCGGCCTCGGTACAGTTTGTACCCCTTGTTGCAGGAGCCGCACTGAGAGATGTTGGCCAGGCTGCACATGGCACAGCTGTTGTTGCCCCCAATAATACATGGGATGGGTCGCTGGCATAGGGTGATACCCGTGTGGCACACGCACATCCTCTGGCTCTCCAGGAAGGTTCCCCAGAAACCATTCTCATTGCAGTAGAGGAAGGACTGGACCCTGTTCAGCCACTGCATCACAGACCTGGAAaatggaaagaaagaaagaaagaaagaaagaaagaaagaaagaaagaaagaaagaaagtgtcAGAGCCAGAGTGATCGAGGGGGAATAGAACAAATTGGGGAGCGGAGACACAGGGATAAAATGCACCATTAATAAGGACCGTTTAGCAAGCACAAATTCAGTGTTAAACTGAGGATTAACCTCCACTGCCACTGCCACAGCCTGCTACTGTTTGTTACGGTCTAGTCTGTGGAGGGGATAATGTATTCCTCAAAGGCAGAATTCCTTTATTTCCCTCGTGGGATGGCAACATCATTTCCTATGCAAATTGTGTCTCTTATTCCCCCTCAGGCATCCCTTTCTGTCATCTTGGTAGTACTGAAACTTTCTACTGTGAGATGAGGGTGTTTTTCTGGGAGAGACTGGAGAGGATGAGCTCAAGGTTAGCCTGACATGCTAATGAACTAGCATGGTAACGGTGATGGGTGACCTAGTGCTTGACAGGCCAGAGAGCCCCAAGCCACCCAAAATGAGCCATGGGTAGGGCTAGAGAAGGGGACAGAGGAGACACTCTTCAGACCCAAACTACTTTTGCTCCTATGGGATatgaaataaactcagcaaaaaaacatcctctcactgtcaactgcgtttattttcagcaaacttaacatgtgtaaatatttgtatgaacataacaagactcaacaactgagacataaactgaacaagttccacagacgtgattaacataaattgaataatgtgtccctaaacaaaggggcggtcaaaatcaaaagtaacagtcagtatctggtgtggccaccagctgcattaagtactgcagtgcatctcctcctcatggactgcaccagatttgccagttattgctgtgagatgttactccactcttccaccaaggcacctgcaagttcccagacatttctggggggaatggccctagccttcaccctccgatccaacaggtcccagacatgctcaatgggatttagATCCgtgctctttgctggccatggcagaacactaacattcctgtctcgcaggaaatcacgcaccgaacgagcagtatggctggtggcattgtcatgctgaagggtcatgtcaggatgagcctgcaggaagggtaccacatgagggagaaggatgtcttccctgtaacgcacagtgttgagattgcctgtaatgacaagaagctcagtccgatgacgctgtgacacatcgccccagaccatgacggaccctccacctccaaatcgatccagagtacaggcctcggtgtaacgctcattccttcgacgataaacgctaATCCGACCATCAACCcgggtgagacaaaactgcaactcgtcagtgaagagcactttttaccagtcctgtctggtccagcgacggttgtcggtgatgtctggtgaggatctgccttacaacaggcctacaaggcctcagtccagcctctctaagcctattgcggacagtctgcgtactgatggagggattgtgcgttccgggtgtgatgtttggatgtactgatcctgtgcagatgttgttacacggggtctgccactgcgagaacgatcagctgtccgtcctgtctccctgtagcgctgtcttaggaatctcacagtacggacattgcaatttattgccctggcctcatctgcagtcctcatgcctccttgcagcatgcctaaggcatgttcacgcagatgagcagggaccctgggcatctttcttttggtgtttttcagagtcagtacaaaggactctttagtgtcctaagttttaactgtgaccttaattgcctatcgtctgtaagctgttagtgtcttaacgacatgttcattaattgtttatggttcattaaacaatcatgggaaacagtgtttaaaccttttacaatgacGATATGTGAagctatttggatttttactaattatctttgaaagacagggtcctgaaaaagggacctttctttttttgctgagtttaggttgAAGGATATGTAACTTGTACTTTGAGGATTATTTTTAAATTATAATTAGACAGCTTCCCAAAAGTGATTTGGTAAAGTTTTACTTTGAGTTAATACTGATCTTGAACAAATTGAGTTGTGAGAAATATATTTTAATCCATTTAACATTGTCTTTATATAGCAATTCTTACATCAACCTGACTCCATAATTTTTTTGAAGACTGGTTAAACTGACATAAAGCGATGTACTTTCAAGGCAATCTTGGATATGTCCTTGGATCAGTCCTACCCTGATAAAAGTTCCTTTATCTCCTTAACTGAAGAGAGGAGTATCAAAAGATAAGAGTAACATTGTGAAATAACAAAGACACGGCTGAATGCATGTCCCAGAACACTGACTCTAAGATGCACTTTGAGAAAGTAATGCTTTTGTTCACGGCTACATATTCACCCCACTATTATCTCTACAGGACATAAAGACAAAGCCAATGGCTATTCTGTTGGAATGAAAAATAGGTTCCAGTGCTCATGTAAGAGCATCTTGAATCTTGAGAAGAACCTTGAATATAATATTTCACAGAACAAGAAAAACGGAGGAGATTGATGAAAGGGTAACAATTTACTTGACACACAGCGTCATAACATGTTAAGttatatgtcataacagctgacataacttgtcgtAACCTGTTTTAATacggtcataacactgtcatgacacatatttagacctgttctgccatatattgtgttattttatggctggttatgacacctacataagtgtcaaaacccataaaacctaccacacaaggcaaaacattccattacaccatagcctacgtgtcaacagtatgtttatgttatataaTGTTTTTGgaaattgaccatattaaattatcattgtaattgtgcccacattgatgtcagacatgcacctaccccaatgctctgttgctgatgactgggatgaatgcaggaacagatttcaggagcaggacaagacaccctctttttgactgatgactgatataagggcaCGTACGTGACAGGCCTATCTGGCTTGTATGAtgatgatggtcataatgcttcatgacagtgtcgtaaagtgtattttctacatgATGAAAAACCcatgactgtaaagaattcattacaacaacaacaaaggatttagaaaacaaactttcaaatgaaaggaaacttcttggcagggaaaaatattatttcaataaatgtgggttttgacactcttatgtaggtgtaataaccagccataaaataatgcaatacatgtcacaacaggtgtaaatatatgggtattatgaccatattatgacagttatgtcagctgttataacatattatgacatggttatgtcCATTGGTGTGAAGCAACGTGTTACCGATACAAGCACCATGACTAAACAACGAAAGTTGAATGACAAAATGTATAAACATGTTTTTAATACAGTCGGTTTGTCTCCAAAAGTTCAAAGAACACAAAAGAGTCCCCTGTCATTGACACAACACACAAGGTATGAGATCTTTAAAATAGTGCTCCGTTTTTTGTGCACTATTGGAAATGTTTGCTGCAAATGAcaacacaaaatacatttgaaaagttTTGCGGATGTTTACGCCACAAAGATTAAACCATTCCTATTAGTTTTATCTCTTCATTTACGTACGTGAGGCAGGCATAATCATATTATTCTATATATATTCCCCCTTGAATTTATCTGCAATAACTACAGTTTTATGTGATCTGAAACACCGGAATAAAATATGTTCCATCATATAACTGCTTCCCTCAATATGCAGTTTGAGAGCATCATGCTGGTAGTTTtatttttccttatttttttccCTCCAAAACAAGTGGCTGGGCTGAGTTTGCCACAGGGAATGAGATGGAAACGAGTGGGAATGAATGCTGTTTGTTTTCACGAATCACAGCACAATCTCTGTGTTTGTAATAGGGCATCAGACAGCTCTGGTGCTCAGCGCAGATGACATACATTATCACAAGACCCCTTCTGTTTGGGGGAACGAgggaaaaagaaaaagagagagagatatttgtcGATACTGATGATTGAATGTGATAGTTTTTCTATTAGTGCATTATGTTGGATGACAAAAATAGCCTGTGATTTCATTATTGATAGAAGTTCTTATGTAAGGGAGTTATGTACCAGGCATATCTTGACAACCATAACCCTGTCAACGTCTATAGCAATTACTGCTAAATAATATATAGAGTACAGTCAAATCTGTTAACATGCTAAAGTCTGCCCATGAATAATTACTTTGATACATAAACATGGATGCCGATTACTTGGCTGGGAGTTATGCTATTTTATATCCGTCACCATTAATCACTCTCTGTTTGAGAAGAGCTTCTAGCTATAATCCCCAGGCACGTCTGCTATAGCTCTGCACAGGCACATTCCATATGTTTCCCTGCATAGAGAGCTCACATCTGTGATAGGTGAGTGGGTGTAAGACAAGGTGAGGCAGGTGGAGCTAAGCCTATATTTACCTTGCAACACAATGGATGATTTTCTAATGCAAGTTTGTTCAACCCCCAGTTTATCAGCAACAGGCTAAATGACAAATGAGGGCAATTAGAGCTAGCCAACAGTGAGGGACAGTGAGGCCTTTCATACGTAGAGATGGCCACCACACATTGATTACTCATTGAATTACAGTCGTTTTTTGGATTGAATACCACATGTATCTTAGAGATATGCCGCACGCATGCATTCATGAAATGGCAACCAGgcttgaataataataataataataataataatcaccatACTTTCCTTTATTTACCTCAAGCTAAATCCATTGAAAATATGACTTATGCACACAGCTCATGGTTGTATACAGTGGTGGAataagtactcaattgtcatacttgagtaaaagtagagatagattaatagaaaatgactcaagtaaaagtgaaattcaCCCGATAAAATACCActtgagcaaaagtctaaaagtatttggttttaaatatatgtaagtatcaaaagtaaaagtttaaattgacggatagccaagggtacactccaacactcagacataatttacaaacaaagcatttgtgtttagtaagtcctccagatcagagtcaGTAGGGGTGAccgggatgttctcttgataagtatatGAATTGGAcctttttcctgtcctgctaagcattccaaATGTAATGACTACCTTTGGGTGTCAGgataaatgtatggagtaaaaagtccattattttctttaggaatgtagtgaagtaaaagtaaaagttgtaaaaaaatgtaaatagtaaggTAAAGTACAGATACGCAAAAacatgacttaagtagtacttttaaagtattttacaccactggttgTATAGTCATCTGGTTATGCATAAAAGCATGCCTCTTTCTTGTCCACATGACCAGGAAAAACATAGAACACAGAGTTTTTCCCAGTAAAAACACACGGCCATAAAAATCTGCTGGTCCTAGTTATGCAGTACATCCAGTAGCAGAGCATGCTTAAAAGAAACCAACGCTGAAGCTCTACTCTGAACTACTTGGAATATTCCACTCATTACACCTGTGAAAACACCATAAATGTTTAAAAGGGTACGGTCCAGCCATGCCTGTAGATTGCCTGTGGATTGTGTAACAGTGATTATCGCTATAGAAGTAAGTGTGTAATTAGACTACGGGGAGCAGCCTGATGTCAAGCCACCACCATCAAAGTCCACCCTGGGTTTCCCCCTGCAGGTCTGAAGCTAAGCAGCCTTCCACAGTAGGGTCAAACTGTGGAGGAACCCCCTCCAGCCCTGAAGAGACTGGGTTCGTATTGTTCCTGCAGTTGTCAAGGCTCTCCACTGCCAGAATCCAATTGGGACCGAAGGAGGCTTGCTTTCTATAATTATAGGCATGTGTCCCGTCGGTGGGAAGTAGATCAGTAGTAAGGATTTCTGGGTTGTCACAggcagtcttctctctctccaactcggCCCTTCAGGGCAAAGGCCATGCCACCAGAGAGGCTAGAGCCTCAGCTCAACTCTGAGCAGCAGGACAACAAGGtctactgctactagtactactgtactaaatgtaatggtggtggtgtggATATGTGTGCTTTTTAAATAGAGTAACATTTCACTATATTGCACACAGATATACATGAAATTCAGAAGGAGATATCACTTAAACTCATCCTAACAGCTGTGGGAGTACAAAGCAAACCCACCAGATAATCTATGCTTAAATATAAACACTAATTGTTAAACCTGTGCCTTGAACTGAGCCCCACAGCAAGGGACTCCACATTCGTCATATCAGCcctgtgtactgtatgtctccAGAGGAAACATTACAAACACTAGTATGTCAGTATGTTTAGTTTACGCTGCATTGGTGGTATCAAAGAGTAACACTGATGTGGGTACTGGTCTGAAAGGAGGATGCCTATTGGCACAGTACATCTCCCACTGACATAGatgcatgagcacacacacacacacatacacacaatcaatcactcacacataaacacacacacacatatagaaacaaataaacaaacacagttTCTCTTCACAGTGCCGTCAGGCGTCCTTGATGTGTGCTCTGCCGAGCACGGATTGTGCACTGCACCGCTTTGATAACACTTCTGAACAAACCCTTTGCCAAAGCTTGCATCGTAGCGTGGGTGTGTTCCTTCTACCTTAGTGACAGTTGACAGCTGTGCGTTCCTTAACCACATAACTGAATATTTTGAGGATTTTCTCTGTTTATATTTGTATATTGACATTCCACGCAGCTGTAACATTATTTTGTTCATCTGGTATTTAGTGTGTTATTTTTCTCCATGTTGTCTGGTATATTATGGGGTGGATTGACTCCATTTTAGAATGCATTTCAGACTGAATTAGCATTAACACAGTGCCATTTGTGCAGCAAAGCGTGCTATCTGCAGTCACAGTAGGTGATGGCACATTGTGCACTGACCCGGCCAGAGAGCTCCCGCGGTTAGATTCTTTTTCATCCTGCATTGTGAAATACTAGGTAAGACTAGAGTTCATTGGGCATTTCCATGATTTCATGGACAGAACTATAAGAGCCAGAAAATTCAAAGTAAAAATGCATTATGTACTGTATCATAAAGTTTTTGCATACAGTACTTCAACAGGCATTACTAAAACGAAATACAGAAAATCCCCTACATAACAGAGTTTTCTCACAGATTCATTTTGTCACCTTGGTTGCAGTTTATCCACCTTTCTAAGTTACCTTTCATAATACCGTGGTCCACAGCGTTGACACCAAAATTCTGCATCATCAAAACAACACGTTACGTTACATTACAATGCAGCAGGGTTACATAATGCATTTTTACTGCTTCTTAGACCCACCTCTCCCTAGGCATCTGGTGGTTggggttgtggtggcagcggatGCTGAGGCCAAAGAGCTTGCGGGCGGTGCGCTGGATCTTGAGCCTCTGGGTGTCCAGGGAGCTCTGGAGCAGGCGGTAGCGGGCCTGCAGGTCCCAGTCACTGCCCCACAGGAGGTGGACACTGCTGACCGGCAGGAAGTGGGTGGAGGGCAGCCTCTTCAGGAACGACTTAAACTCatctggaggagggagaggaatggagggtgaTTAAGAGATCTTGCGGGACACAGACAAGGAGTATCTGTTGTCAGAGCAACCTTGGATCAGCCTCCTTCCTGTGCTTTCTGTTCTCAGGTGTTGTTTTCCTGAACAACAAAGCTTGCGTGCATCATGATGCATTACATGCCTTGAATCAAGCTCTCAAAATACCACTGGTATTTATGATAATAGCACATCTGATCAAACAAAATACTCTTGTTAAAGGtagactggttgaatcaacattgtttcacatCATTCCAAGCCAAAAAGtatatgtgatgacgttgaatcaatgtagAATTCCGTCTCTTTATCACCCAaattttaacctaaatccaatgacatggtgacattttttctcgatttcacgttgaattcacgttaattgacaactcaaccaaatcaAAACTAAACATtaaactgatgtctgtgcccagtgggtggcgCTTCAACGCTCTTAGCTGTTGCAGAAATGTACTTTCTGCATCTGAGTCaaatcgctgagtctacctttaaatagGAATACaccattttattattttaaaaatggcTATCTGATACTGTAGGCACCTCATCTTAGAAATATCTTCGGCAGCCAATGACCTTGAATGACTCAATCTCAGTTTGTGCCctctataatatataaatatatatgtatgccTGTCAGGTTTTATTTGTCTCCTTTTATTACTTGTTAATAATATATAAGTATGAGCCCCGTCAGGTGGATACTGAGCGACTCCCTTTGGGAGTATCCCGGACCATcctctgtactttactattctgACTTGATCAGTAGTGGATGAGACAGGGGATGTGACTGAGTATGTGTGTGAAAATGTGTGTGGCCAGACATAACCACCCCGCTATATGGGTCATTCGCTAGGCATGTGGAATATGGTGGCTTGTTGATTGGGTTTCACCAACTGAAACGATGCAGATTGCGTTTTAATTGTAACGGTTTTAtaatgatgccatccattttgaaGAATTGCTTGCTGATCGAGACACATGTTCAACACACAAaggctcacacacatacacacatgtgcgcatgtacacacacgagcgcacgtacacacacacaaatgtacacacacacaaatgtacacacacatgtacacaaacactaacacacataccAAATAGTCACACCCACACACCAAATAGTCACAAATCAAtaccattaacacacacacatcttacaAGGTCGCATGTTCCATTTTGCAAACTGTTTAATACAGTGGGTTCATCTCACATTAATGCCGCATCAAAAATCTACAGAAGTTA
This window harbors:
- the LOC115204093 gene encoding BMP/retinoic acid-inducible neural-specific protein 1: MNWRFIEVICFLFIWDHITVQSSRQDLSAADQHVTKQFDWLISDRGPFHHSRSYLSFVERFRQGFTTRYKIYREFARWKVRNTAIERRDLIRNPVPLMPDFQRSVRLLGRRPSTQQFIDTIIKKYGTHILISATLGGEEALTMYMAKNKLDRKLVNATQNVEALHQLASSYFIDRDGTMRKLHEIQISTNAIKVTETRTGPLGCSSYDNLDSVSSVLLQSPESKLHLQGLQVIFPEYLQEKFVQSALSYIMCNGEGEYVCRNSQCICMCADEYPQCNCPITDIQIMENTLLGQAESWATSYKDFENSDEFKSFLKRLPSTHFLPVSSVHLLWGSDWDLQARYRLLQSSLDTQRLKIQRTARKLFGLSIRCHHNPNHQMPRERSVMQWLNRVQSFLYCNENGFWGTFLESQRMCVCHTGITLCQRPIPCIIGGNNSCAMCSLANISQCGSCNKGYKLYRGRCEPQNVDSERSEQFISFETDLDFQDLELKYLLQKMDSRLYIHTTFISNEIRLETFFDPRWRKRMSLTLKSNKNRMDYLHMIIGLSMKICQMRNSSIDPMFFVYVNPFSGSHSEGWSMPFGEHGYPRWEKTRLGNSQCFNWTLLLGNRWKTFFETVHIYLRSRAKVPTGLRNDTGQGPVDLSDPNKRQIYIKISDIQVFGYSLRFNADLLRSAVQQVNQSYTQGTQFYSSSSVMLLLLDIRERINRLAPPVAPGKPQLDLFSCMLKHRLKLNNSEMIRVNHALDMYNTEILKQSDHLTTKLC